Proteins from a single region of Pyrus communis chromosome 6, drPyrComm1.1, whole genome shotgun sequence:
- the LOC137736984 gene encoding flowering time control protein FPA-like isoform X2, translated as MEDFKFLRDRNTAFVEYFKLEDASQAMRNMNGKRLGGDQIRVDYLRSQPSRREQWPDYRDGQFPARNTGPDSHKRQQYSQSSGGRKGDSQPSNVLWVGYPPSVQIDEQMLHNAMILFGEIERIKSFPSRHYSFVEFRSVDEARRAKEGLQGRLFNDPRITIMFSSSGLAPGKDYPGPYPGVKGPRSDMLFNEHPFRPSQMDMFGHNRPMMSNNYPGALPQNGIVGPNAPMRPLGPQGRFDHLLSGPELNDLASLNNYQDGNSKNLMGPNWRQLSPPTPGVVSSPAPGIRSHMRPASSAWDVLDVNQFQRDAKRSRIDSPLSIDDPPYPLRKIDDHGLGFDSSYGLGPVIDGGASGPSMNVQGKNHLSPAGVRVSVRGLPDNDFIWRGTIAKGGTPVCHARCVPIGKGIGNELPGVVNCSARTGLDMLTKHYAEAIGFDIVFFLPDSEDDFASYTEFLRYLGAKNRAGVAKFDDGMTLFLVPPSDFLKDVLKVAGPERLYGVVLKFPQQGPSTASMHEQMQPMPPLQFIDRQQIPSSQVEYSVIPPNDDHILPMDYNRVLHEGSKLSAKPLFPPTSKSSRVQPQDYASSNSAAVSQAGVSLTPELIATLATLLPGNAQPSGPEGARVPVSSAARHSFPAFAPSKVSSPGWKQDQQISDHTGHALQQFGSQFNPHEQNLLQYQPYPSVPNSSNHSAPMALGINQIPDSSTSQPLQSANPSRPLNNFTIPSQGGGQVTGSSHLSQHYLAEAPLGTQKSAHGTDTSGLYNPPVSQQYNNSMAFSGQTYGANSQSQTFLPLAAEKVNPEYPNQVQQLQSALIGAGQSAPDGEADKNHRYQSTLQFAANLLLQLQQQQQHKQTGSQAGRGSGSQQ; from the exons TTCCCAAGCAATGAGAAACATGAACGGGAAGAGATTGGGTGGTGACCAGATACGTGTTGATTATCTTCGATCACAACCCTCGAGAAGA GAACAGTGGCCTGACTACAGAGATGGACAGTTTCCAGCCAGAAACACGGGGCCTGATTCTCACAAAAGACAACAG TATTCTCAATCTTCTGGGGGACGAAAAGGTGACAGCCAACCCAGTAATGTTCTGTGGGTTGGTTATCCTCCTTCTGTTCAGATTGATGAACAAATGCTCCACAATGCCATGATTTTGTTTGGTGAGATTGAGAGAATTAAAAGTTTTCCTTCAAGGCACTACTCCTTTGTTGAATTCAGGAGTGTAGATGAAGCTCGGCGGGCCAAGGAGGGCTTGCAAGGCAGGCTTTTCAATGATCCTCGGATTACAATTATGTTCTCAAGCAGTGGGCTGGCACCTGGGAAAGATTACCCTGGCCCTTATCCTGGAGTCAAAGGACCTAGATCAGATATGTTATTCAATGAACATCCGTTTCGGCCTTCACAGATGGACATGTTTGGTCATAACCGTCCAATGATGTCTAATAATTATCCTGGAGCTCTACCACAAAATGGCATTGTTGGACCAAATGCTCCAATGAGGCCTTTAGGTCCTCAAGGTAGGTTTGACCATCTGCTTTCAGGCCCCGAACTTAATGATTTGGCGTCGCTTAATAATTATCAAGATGGAAATTCCAAGAACCTGATGGGTCCCAACTGGAGGCAGCTGTCTCCTCCCACACCTGGGGTCGTGTCTTCTCCTGCGCCTGGTATTAGGTCACACATGAGACCTGCATCTAGTGCATGGGACGTTTTGGATGTTAACCAATTTCAAAGGGATGCTAAACGGTCAAGGATAGATAGTCCTTTGTCCATAGACGACCCTCCATATCCGTTGAGAAAGATTGATGACCATGGATTAGGGTTCGACTCGTCTTATGGACTTGGTCCTGTAATTGATGGAGGTGCTTCTGGACCGTCTATGAATGTCCAAGGGAAGAATCACCTTAGTCCAGCTGGTGTAAGGGTCTCAGTCAGAGGGCTTCCTGATAATGATTTTATATGGCGTGGAACTATTGCTAAGGGTGGAACGCCTGTTTGTCATGCTCGCTGTGTCCCTATAGGAAAAGGAATAGGAAATGAGCT TCCTGGAGTTGTTAATTGTTCGGCTAGAACTGGACTGGATATGCTCACAAAACATTATGCTGAGGCCATTGGATTTGATATAGTGTTCTTCTTGCCAGATAGTGAAGATGATTTTGCTTCCTACACTGAATTCCTTCGTTATCTAGGTGCAAAAAACCGTGCTGGTGTTGCGAAGTTTGATGATGGGATGACCTTATTTTTGGTACCTCCTTCAGATTTCTTGAAGGATGTTTTGAAAGTTGCAGGCCCTGAACGTCTGTATGGTGTGGTTCTCAAGTTTCCACAACAAGGTCCTAGTACTGCTTCCATGCACGAACAGATGCAGCCTATGCCACCTTTACAGTTTATAGACAGACAGCAGATTCCTTCTTCACAAGTTGAGTATAGTGTAATCCCACCGAACGATGATCACATTTTACCTATGGATTATAACAGGGTTTTGCATGAGGGCTCGAAGCTTTCTGCAAAACCACTGTTTCCACCTACTAGCAAGTCCTCTAGAGTGCAACCGCAAGACTATGCTTCTAGTAATAGTGCTGCAGTATCACAAGCTGGAGTTTCATTAACTCCTGAACTTATTGCCACTCTGGCCACTTTACTGCCTGGAAATGCACAGCCGTCTGGTCCAGAAGGTGCTAGGGTGCCAGTATCCTCAGCAGCTAGGCATTCATTTCCTGCTTTTGCACCTAGTAAAGTATCCTCTCCTGGATGGAAACAAGATCAACAAATTTCTGATCATACTGGTCATGCATTACAACAGTTTGGTAGTCAGTTTAATCCACACGAACAGAATCTTTTGCAGTACCAGCCTTATCCATCTGTTCCAAACTCATCCAACCATTCTGCCCCAATGGCCCTTGGTATCAACCAAATCCCAGACTCTTCTACCAGTCAGCCCTTGCAGTCTGCAAATCCTTCTAGGCCTTTGAATAATTTTACAATCCCTTCTCAAGGTGGTGGACAGGTTACTGGATCCTCTCATCTCAGCCAGCACTATCTGGCTGAAGCTCCTCTTGGTACTCAGAAATCAGCACATGGAACAGATACGTCTGGGTTGTACAATCCACCTGTTTCTCAGCAATATAATAATTCCATGGCCTTTTCTGGTCAGACTTATGGTGCTAATTCGCAGTCTCAGACCTTTCTGCCATTAGCGGCTGAAAAGGTAAACCCAGAATACCCAAATCAAGTGCAGCAACTTCAGTCTGCACTTATTGGGGCTGGTCAGAGCGCCCCAGATGGTGAGGCTGACAAAAATCATCGGTATCAGTCGACGCTCCAATTTGCGGCTAACCTCCTCCTCCAATTacagcagcaacaacagcatAAGCAAACGGGTAGTCAAGCGGGGCGAGGGTCTGGAAGTCAACAGTGA